In Dolichospermum flos-aquae CCAP 1403/13F, the following proteins share a genomic window:
- the murA gene encoding UDP-N-acetylglucosamine 1-carboxyvinyltransferase: protein MNSSSSLPDAKSSLEADSSVLQISGGHSLGGHVNISGAKNSALVIMAGTFLCSGDCRIRNVPLLADVARMGQVLSALGLRLNREGDILDVDAREITTSKAPYELVTQLRASFFAIGPILARLGVAQMPLPGGCAIGARPVDLHVRGLQAMGAEVQIEHGICNAYVPGNNGRLRGAKIYLDTPSVGATETLMMAATLADGETILDNAAREPEVVDLANFCNSMGAKIQGAGTSTITIVGVPKLHSTDYTIIPDRIEAGTLLIAGAITRSEILLSPIVPDHLIPVIAKLQEIGVSIIEEGKDCLRILPAKTLKAINIDTLPHPGFPTDMQAPFMALLAVAEGDSIINESVFENRLRHASELNRLGADIRVKGNTAFVRGVPMLSGAPVIGTDLRASAALVIAGLAASGTTTVQGLHHLDRGYDRLDLKLQQLGAKIIRVNEASKDADLLVNNINPPASVSI from the coding sequence ATTAATTCTTCTAGCAGCTTACCAGATGCCAAATCTTCACTAGAAGCAGACTCCTCAGTCTTGCAAATCAGTGGAGGGCATTCTTTGGGCGGTCATGTAAACATTAGCGGGGCTAAGAATTCCGCACTGGTAATCATGGCGGGAACGTTCCTCTGTTCTGGCGATTGTCGCATTCGCAACGTTCCTTTATTGGCGGATGTAGCGCGAATGGGACAAGTTCTATCAGCTTTAGGATTACGTTTAAATAGAGAAGGGGACATTTTAGATGTTGATGCGCGGGAAATTACCACATCTAAAGCCCCTTATGAACTCGTTACCCAACTGCGAGCCAGTTTTTTTGCCATTGGTCCAATTTTAGCCCGACTAGGAGTTGCACAAATGCCCTTGCCGGGTGGTTGTGCCATAGGGGCTAGACCGGTAGATTTGCACGTCAGAGGACTGCAAGCAATGGGCGCAGAGGTGCAAATTGAACATGGTATTTGTAATGCTTATGTTCCCGGAAATAATGGTAGGTTAAGAGGCGCGAAAATCTACTTAGATACTCCCAGTGTCGGTGCGACGGAAACCTTGATGATGGCTGCTACTTTAGCAGATGGAGAAACCATCCTTGATAATGCTGCCAGAGAGCCAGAAGTAGTTGATTTAGCTAACTTCTGCAACTCAATGGGAGCAAAAATTCAAGGTGCGGGAACAAGTACAATTACTATAGTTGGCGTACCTAAATTACACTCAACCGACTATACTATTATTCCTGATCGCATTGAAGCAGGGACTTTGTTAATCGCTGGAGCAATTACCCGCTCTGAAATTCTTCTATCCCCAATTGTACCGGATCATTTAATCCCAGTTATTGCTAAATTGCAAGAGATTGGCGTGTCAATTATTGAGGAAGGAAAAGATTGCTTACGGATTTTACCAGCGAAAACTCTCAAGGCTATAAATATTGATACCTTGCCTCATCCTGGGTTTCCCACGGATATGCAAGCACCTTTTATGGCTTTACTAGCTGTAGCAGAAGGTGACAGTATCATTAATGAATCAGTCTTTGAAAATCGCTTGCGTCATGCTTCCGAATTGAATCGTTTGGGTGCAGATATCCGTGTTAAAGGTAATACTGCTTTTGTGCGGGGAGTGCCAATGTTATCAGGCGCACCAGTTATAGGTACAGATTTAAGAGCTTCCGCAGCCTTAGTTATCGCCGGATTAGCAGCATCTGGAACAACAACAGTGCAAGGATTACACCATTTAGATCGGGGTTATGATCGTCTGGATCTGAAGTTGCAGCAATTAGGAGCAAAAATTATTCGTGTAAATGAAGCGTCAAAAGATGCAGATTTACTTGTTAATAACATTAATCCCCCAGCCTCAGTTTCTATCTAA
- a CDS encoding TrmH family RNA methyltransferase, which translates to MLTSLQNSLVKQIRKLHSTKERNKQQLFLLEGTHLLEEACAVSYPLDAVCCTPQWQETHPQLWKIICGQCYRVEIVSPEVLAAMATTVNPDGIVAIAQREAQARQIPFTGLVLALETVQDPGNLGTMIRTAAAASASGLWLSEDSVDLDNPKVLRASAGQWFRLNMAVSGDLKATVQQSQQAGMQVVATLPHADLTYWQVDWCKPSLILLGNEGAGLSADLAALADIQVKIPLNPGVESLNVGITAALMLYEAQRQKISG; encoded by the coding sequence GTGTTAACAAGTTTACAAAATTCCCTAGTTAAACAAATCCGCAAGTTGCACTCCACCAAGGAGAGAAATAAGCAACAGCTTTTTTTATTGGAAGGAACGCATTTATTAGAAGAAGCTTGTGCGGTTAGCTATCCTTTAGATGCGGTATGTTGCACTCCTCAATGGCAGGAAACCCATCCCCAATTGTGGAAAATTATTTGTGGTCAATGCTATCGTGTTGAAATTGTTAGTCCAGAAGTTTTAGCAGCAATGGCAACAACTGTCAATCCTGATGGTATAGTGGCGATAGCTCAACGAGAAGCACAAGCAAGACAAATTCCGTTTACTGGTTTAGTTCTGGCTTTGGAAACTGTCCAAGATCCTGGTAATTTGGGGACGATGATTCGCACAGCCGCAGCGGCAAGTGCATCAGGTTTGTGGTTAAGTGAAGATAGTGTAGACTTAGATAATCCCAAGGTTTTACGCGCTTCTGCTGGGCAATGGTTTCGTTTGAATATGGCTGTAAGTGGAGATTTGAAAGCCACAGTTCAACAAAGTCAGCAAGCAGGAATGCAGGTAGTAGCTACCTTACCTCATGCCGATTTAACTTATTGGCAGGTAGATTGGTGTAAACCTAGTTTAATATTATTGGGTAACGAAGGGGCAGGATTATCAGCGGATTTAGCCGCGTTGGCAGATATTCAAGTAAAAATTCCTCTTAATCCTGGGGTGGAATCCTTGAATGTAGGAATCACTGCTGCTTTAATGTTATATGAAGCCCAAAGACAGAAAATTTCTGGATAA
- a CDS encoding LysR family transcriptional regulator, giving the protein MNQATLHQLKVFEAAARHGSFTRAAEELFLTQPTISMQIKQLTKSVGLPLFEQVGKRLYLTQAGRELFATCRQIFETMDKFQMTIADLKGLKQGQLRLAAITTAKYIIPRLLGPFCQLYPGIDISLQVTNHELILDRMMSNLDDLYIMSQIPDHFDVSFQPFLENPLVVFAPANHPLAKEKNIPIERLGDELFIMREPGSGTRSAVQSLFEEHGVKVKVKLELGSNEAIKQAIAGGLGISVLSRHTLLTDIAEFSILDVQHFPIKRTWYMVYPAGKQLSIIAHTYYEYLLDAAKKITEQGGLILDHNLVETNL; this is encoded by the coding sequence TTGAACCAAGCGACATTGCACCAGTTGAAGGTGTTCGAGGCTGCTGCCCGGCATGGTAGTTTTACACGCGCTGCGGAAGAGTTGTTTTTGACTCAACCTACCATATCCATGCAAATTAAACAGTTGACGAAATCCGTAGGTTTGCCATTATTTGAACAGGTAGGAAAGCGTTTATATTTGACACAAGCAGGACGGGAATTATTTGCTACTTGTCGGCAAATTTTTGAGACTATGGACAAGTTTCAAATGACGATTGCAGATTTAAAAGGACTAAAGCAAGGACAATTAAGGCTGGCAGCAATTACCACAGCAAAGTATATTATTCCCAGATTGTTGGGGCCTTTTTGTCAGCTTTACCCTGGGATTGATATTTCTCTCCAAGTCACAAATCATGAACTGATTTTAGATCGGATGATGAGTAATTTAGATGACTTGTATATTATGAGTCAGATTCCCGATCATTTCGATGTCAGTTTTCAGCCATTTTTAGAAAATCCTTTAGTAGTTTTTGCACCAGCTAATCATCCCTTAGCGAAGGAAAAAAATATTCCTATTGAACGTTTAGGTGATGAACTGTTTATTATGCGTGAACCGGGTTCAGGAACTCGCAGCGCTGTCCAAAGTCTATTTGAGGAACATGGGGTAAAAGTGAAGGTGAAGTTGGAATTGGGGAGTAATGAAGCGATTAAGCAAGCGATCGCTGGTGGTCTAGGTATATCCGTATTATCTCGTCATACTTTACTCACGGACATTGCGGAATTTAGCATTTTAGATGTCCAGCACTTTCCCATTAAACGCACTTGGTATATGGTTTATCCTGCTGGTAAGCAATTATCCATTATTGCTCATACCTATTATGAGTATCTTTTAGATGCAGCGAAAAAAATTACAGAGCAAGGTGGTTTAATCTTAGATCATAATTTGGTGGAAACTAATCTTTAG
- a CDS encoding DUF433 domain-containing protein, with product MQKQLKQIIASDPKVMMGKPVIAGTRITVELIMVLDITNVNLTSFSGLILYIRHSLLL from the coding sequence ATGCAAAAGCAGCTTAAACAAATAATTGCATCCGATCCAAAAGTGATGATGGGAAAACCTGTAATTGCTGGTACACGCATTACAGTCGAGTTAATTATGGTACTCGACATAACCAACGTAAATCTGACATCATTTTCAGGTTTGATTCTGTATATAAGGCACAGTCTGCTACTATGA
- the vapC gene encoding type II toxin-antitoxin system VapC family toxin, with protein sequence MSIIVDTSVWSLALRRKTPPDSSPAVTILQNLITNDQVALLGAIRQEILSGIRNFEQFTRLRDYLRAFPDLELMPEDYELASEFFNTCRSKGIQGSNTDFLICAVAHRRSYSILSTDNDFQNFLVHIPIILLPVEG encoded by the coding sequence ATGAGCATTATTGTTGATACTTCCGTTTGGTCACTGGCTCTACGTCGGAAAACACCACCTGATTCTTCCCCAGCAGTCACAATATTGCAGAATTTAATCACTAATGACCAAGTTGCTTTACTAGGCGCGATTCGCCAGGAAATTCTTTCTGGAATCCGCAATTTTGAACAGTTTACCCGTCTGCGAGATTACCTTCGAGCTTTCCCTGATTTAGAACTCATGCCAGAAGACTACGAACTTGCCTCTGAGTTTTTTAATACCTGCCGCAGTAAAGGCATTCAGGGTTCAAATACTGATTTTTTGATTTGTGCAGTTGCTCATCGTCGCAGCTACAGCATCCTCTCCACTGACAATGATTTTCAGAATTTTCTAGTACATATTCCTATTATTTTATTACCTGTTGAGGGTTAA
- a CDS encoding type II toxin-antitoxin system VapB family antitoxin, which yields MTTSLNINEALLNEALALDNQVNIDSLVETALREYIQRRKRLKVLDLFGTIEYDEGYNYKQQRHQA from the coding sequence ATGACTACATCTCTCAACATCAACGAAGCCTTACTAAATGAGGCGTTGGCACTTGACAATCAGGTGAACATTGATTCTTTAGTAGAAACAGCGCTGCGCGAATATATTCAACGTCGTAAGCGGCTCAAAGTATTAGACCTCTTTGGGACTATCGAGTATGACGAAGGCTATAACTATAAGCAGCAACGTCATCAAGCATGA
- a CDS encoding type II toxin-antitoxin system VapC family toxin, which yields MERTPAVADTGFVVALLNRLDTMHNSVTPVYTQQKQILLPQTVLAEVAYLVGRNAGSVTLVAFLKGLSASRFILVALTDQDLVRVAEILDEYADSRIDFVDASVMAIAERFDIKRILTLDQRDFRLFRPQHCDCFEILP from the coding sequence ATGGAAAGAACCCCAGCAGTAGCTGATACTGGCTTTGTTGTCGCATTGTTGAATCGTTTGGACACAATGCACAATAGTGTAACACCAGTATACACACAACAAAAACAAATTTTGTTGCCACAAACAGTATTAGCAGAAGTGGCTTATTTAGTAGGACGTAATGCAGGTTCAGTAACATTAGTAGCTTTCTTAAAAGGACTATCTGCAAGTAGATTTATTTTAGTAGCTTTGACAGATCAAGATTTGGTGCGTGTTGCGGAAATTTTGGATGAATATGCAGATAGTCGGATTGATTTTGTAGATGCAAGTGTTATGGCTATAGCTGAACGTTTTGATATTAAAAGAATATTGACTTTAGATCAGCGAGATTTTAGATTATTTCGACCTCAGCATTGTGATTGTTTTGAGATTTTGCCTTGA
- a CDS encoding ISAs1-like element ISAsp2 family transposase: MKLPPKITIVDHFKDLEDKRVERTKRHKLIDIVTIAICAVICGVDSWVLMEAYGKKKEKWLKQFLELPNGIPSHDTFARVFARIDPQQFQNCFLSWIKSINKITEGEVIAIDGKTLRHSYDKGKDKGAIHMVSAWATSNKLVLGQCKVEEKSNEITAIPELIKVLDIAGCLVTIDAMGCQKEIVKSIAEKSGEYIIALKKNQGNLYKNVEEIFKEAISKGFEGFKYSEFHTKEDKHGREEIRHYLMLSDIEERIDTDKKWVNLQSVGMVEYIRKVNGKTKVETGYYISSLTNNAKLLGESVRTHWGIENSLHWVLDVAFREDDCRIRKDNAPQNFAVIRHIAVNLLGKEKSQKLGTKSKQFCAGWDDEYLEKILECI; the protein is encoded by the coding sequence ATGAAGCTACCACCAAAAATCACAATAGTAGATCACTTTAAAGATTTAGAAGATAAAAGAGTTGAGAGAACAAAAAGGCATAAATTAATAGATATAGTAACCATTGCGATTTGTGCAGTGATCTGTGGAGTAGATAGTTGGGTATTGATGGAGGCTTATGGAAAAAAGAAAGAAAAATGGCTAAAACAATTTTTAGAACTTCCAAACGGGATTCCATCTCATGATACATTCGCCAGAGTATTTGCGAGAATAGATCCGCAACAATTTCAGAATTGTTTTTTGAGTTGGATAAAATCTATCAATAAAATTACAGAAGGAGAAGTCATAGCAATAGATGGGAAAACATTAAGGCATTCATATGATAAAGGAAAGGATAAAGGTGCGATTCACATGGTAAGTGCATGGGCAACTAGTAATAAATTAGTATTAGGACAATGTAAAGTAGAAGAAAAGTCAAATGAAATAACAGCCATACCGGAATTAATTAAAGTATTAGATATAGCCGGATGTTTAGTAACGATTGATGCGATGGGGTGTCAAAAAGAGATAGTAAAATCAATTGCAGAAAAATCAGGCGAATATATTATCGCACTCAAAAAGAATCAAGGTAATTTATATAAGAATGTAGAAGAAATCTTCAAAGAAGCTATATCTAAAGGGTTTGAGGGATTCAAATATAGTGAATTTCATACAAAAGAAGACAAACATGGAAGAGAAGAGATTCGTCATTATCTCATGTTATCAGACATAGAAGAAAGAATAGATACTGATAAGAAATGGGTAAATCTTCAAAGTGTAGGAATGGTAGAATATATACGAAAAGTTAATGGAAAAACGAAGGTTGAGACAGGCTATTATATAAGTAGTTTGACAAATAATGCGAAATTACTAGGAGAATCAGTCCGCACTCATTGGGGTATAGAGAATTCATTACACTGGGTTTTAGATGTAGCTTTTAGAGAAGATGATTGTCGGATAAGAAAGGATAATGCACCACAAAACTTTGCAGTTATTCGTCATATAGCAGTTAATCTTTTAGGAAAAGAAAAAAGCCAAAAACTAGGAACTAAAAGTAAGCAGTTTTGTGCAGGATGGGATGATGAATATTTAGAGAAGATTTTAGAATGTATCTGA
- a CDS encoding antitoxin, with protein sequence MRENYDFSKSVKNPYSKQLKEQVTIDLEKDIIQYFEEIAQETGISYLNLINLYLRECMENKRKLSLIESNN encoded by the coding sequence ATGAGAGAAAATTATGATTTTTCTAAATCCGTTAAAAATCCCTATTCTAAACAATTAAAAGAACAAGTTACAATTGATTTAGAAAAGGATATAATTCAATACTTTGAAGAAATAGCTCAAGAAACAGGTATTTCTTATTTGAATTTAATTAATCTTTATTTGCGTGAATGTATGGAAAATAAACGCAAATTATCGTTGATAGAAAGTAACAATTAA
- a CDS encoding BrnT family toxin codes for MNELRFTWDAQKAESNIQKHGISFEEAKSAFIDDNARLIYDPDHSQNEDRFILLGISVYYRLLVVCHCYRENDTIIRIISARKANKLEQKQYQEFL; via the coding sequence ATGAATGAGTTACGATTTACTTGGGATGCACAAAAAGCTGAAAGTAATATTCAAAAACATGGAATTTCTTTTGAAGAAGCAAAATCTGCCTTTATTGATGATAATGCTCGTTTAATTTATGATCCCGATCATTCTCAAAATGAAGATAGATTTATTTTATTAGGAATCAGTGTTTATTATCGACTTTTAGTTGTTTGTCATTGTTATCGAGAAAATGATACAATAATTCGGATTATTTCAGCAAGGAAAGCAAATAAACTAGAACAAAAACAATATCAGGAGTTTCTATGA